One window of the Acaryochloris sp. CCMEE 5410 genome contains the following:
- a CDS encoding bifunctional oligoribonuclease/PAP phosphatase NrnA, which yields MVSTSLKSVDPKSETRSANLNSSEKLGARSSSNLTSLNGRAQEQRADAFAKVLESHRGDSQLVILQDFPDPDALSSAWAYKLIAEQYDIQCEILYAGTLSHQENIALVKLTNLPVQRWACQSPKTKGKDLSAYQGCVLIDNQGTTSQLLPILQAADIPITVVIDHHSLQEGVEAEFTDVRPNTRATATILTQYLQAGLLEFDSNVSEHVNCATALMHGLRSDTNFLKQAQEEDFLAAAYLSRFYDSQLLNTVLQSSRSKQVMDVIESALKNRSVYNNVTIAGVGFLRYDNRDAIPQAADFLVTEDNVHTAVVYGIVHDEDEDLELVVGSLRTTKLTLDPDEFIKEAFGQDTQGRFFGGGRSLAGGFEIPMGFLSGLNENSDYAKLKWSVYDTQIKQKLLRLVNPENSVITSS from the coding sequence ATGGTTTCAACTTCTTTGAAGTCAGTTGACCCTAAATCAGAGACTCGTTCAGCCAATCTCAACTCGTCTGAAAAACTGGGTGCTCGATCTTCTAGTAATCTTACGAGTCTGAATGGGCGAGCCCAGGAACAACGTGCTGACGCTTTTGCTAAGGTACTCGAAAGTCATCGCGGCGATTCGCAACTTGTGATTTTGCAAGACTTTCCTGATCCAGATGCCTTGTCTTCCGCTTGGGCCTACAAGCTGATTGCAGAGCAGTATGATATTCAATGCGAAATTCTCTACGCTGGCACCCTGAGCCATCAAGAGAATATTGCCCTAGTGAAACTGACCAATCTGCCCGTGCAACGATGGGCTTGTCAGTCTCCAAAAACCAAAGGAAAAGATTTATCAGCTTATCAGGGCTGTGTCTTGATTGATAATCAGGGCACGACCAGCCAATTACTACCGATTTTACAGGCGGCGGATATTCCGATCACCGTCGTTATCGATCACCACAGTTTGCAAGAAGGGGTAGAAGCTGAATTTACGGATGTACGGCCCAATACTCGGGCGACAGCGACGATCCTGACCCAGTATCTCCAGGCTGGTTTACTAGAGTTTGATAGCAATGTCAGTGAACATGTGAATTGTGCAACGGCGCTCATGCATGGCCTGCGTTCTGACACCAACTTTCTCAAGCAAGCCCAAGAAGAAGATTTTCTGGCAGCGGCCTACTTAAGCCGCTTCTACGATAGTCAGCTCCTGAATACGGTGCTGCAATCTTCTCGGTCGAAGCAGGTCATGGATGTGATTGAGAGCGCTCTCAAAAATCGCAGCGTCTACAACAATGTGACGATTGCTGGTGTCGGTTTTCTCCGCTATGACAACCGCGATGCCATCCCTCAAGCGGCAGATTTTTTAGTGACTGAAGACAATGTGCATACGGCAGTGGTGTATGGCATTGTCCATGATGAAGATGAAGATCTGGAATTGGTGGTCGGGTCCTTGCGCACCACGAAGCTAACCCTAGACCCTGATGAATTTATTAAAGAAGCCTTTGGTCAAGATACCCAGGGCCGATTTTTTGGGGGTGGCCGCTCCCTGGCGGGTGGATTTGAAATTCCTATGGGCTTTTTGTCGGGGCTGAATGAGAACTCGGATTACGCCAAGCTGAAGTGGAGCGTCTACGATACCCAAATTAAGCAGAAGCTCTTACGTTTGGTGAATCCAGAAAACAGCGTAATTACCAGCAGCTAG
- a CDS encoding HNH endonuclease yields the protein MGKVLVLNASYEPLNITSWRRAVVLVLKEKAEQVEHNGKFVYRDFPLPTVIRLRQYVRVPYKEIPLTRRNLLHRDSHTCQYCGHAGDDLTLDHVMPRSRGGGDTWENMVTACVRCNVKKGNRTPKEARMILKQTPRRPYSSLYFEVTKHLRNGVHQEWRKYVIGM from the coding sequence ATGGGCAAAGTTCTCGTTCTGAATGCCTCCTATGAGCCGCTCAATATCACCAGTTGGCGTCGAGCGGTTGTTTTAGTCCTCAAAGAAAAAGCTGAGCAAGTAGAACACAACGGTAAGTTTGTGTATCGAGACTTTCCCTTGCCGACGGTCATTCGATTGCGCCAATATGTGCGGGTGCCTTACAAAGAAATTCCCTTAACTCGCCGAAACCTACTACATCGCGATAGCCATACATGTCAATATTGCGGACATGCTGGTGATGATTTAACCCTAGATCATGTGATGCCCCGATCACGAGGAGGGGGAGATACCTGGGAAAATATGGTGACGGCCTGTGTCCGCTGTAACGTCAAAAAAGGCAATCGGACGCCTAAAGAAGCCCGGATGATCCTGAAGCAAACGCCGCGTCGTCCTTACAGTAGCCTGTATTTTGAGGTCACCAAGCATCTACGCAATGGGGTTCATCAAGAATGGCGTAAATATGTCATTGGTATGTAA
- the dnaK gene encoding molecular chaperone DnaK, with amino-acid sequence MAKVVGIDLGTTNSCVAVMEGGKPTVIANAEGFRTTPSVVAYAKNGDRLVGQIAKRQSVMNPENTFYSVKRFIGRRQDEVTHETTEVSYQVLTEGGSIKVDCPAAGKKFAPEEISAQVLRKLVDDASKYLGEKVTQAVITVPAYFNDSQRQATKDAGKIAGVEVLRIINEPTAASLAYGLDKKSNETILVFDLGGGTFDVSVLEVGDGVFEVLSTSGDTHLGGDDFDKQIVDYLAAEFQKAEGIDLRKDKQALQRLTEAAEKAKIELSNVTQADVNLPFITATQDGPKHLDTTLTRAKFEELCSDLIDRCRIPVENAVRDAKIDKSALDEVVMVGGSTRIPAILEVVKKVLGKEPNQSVNPDEVVAVGAAIQGGVLAGEVKDILLLDVTPLSLGVETLGGVMTKLIPRNTTIPTKKSEVFSTAVDGQTNVEIHVLQGEREMSTDNKSLGTFRLDGIPPAPRGVPQIEVTFDIDANGILNVTAKEKGTGKEQSISITGASTLSDAEVDKMVQDAEQNASVDKERREKIETKNQADTLVYQSEKQLSELGDKVSSEDKEKAEGLIKDLKEAISSENHEQMQSLTTELQQALYSISTQLYQQGDAAAAGAPEGAAPDEPSDTTGGDDDVIDADFTETK; translated from the coding sequence ATGGCAAAAGTTGTTGGAATAGATTTAGGAACCACTAACTCTTGCGTAGCAGTGATGGAAGGGGGCAAACCCACGGTCATTGCCAACGCAGAAGGATTCCGGACAACCCCCTCCGTTGTCGCTTATGCCAAGAATGGTGATCGCCTGGTCGGTCAAATTGCCAAGCGCCAATCGGTCATGAACCCTGAGAATACGTTCTACTCAGTGAAGCGATTCATTGGCCGCCGTCAAGACGAAGTCACCCATGAAACGACTGAAGTCTCCTATCAAGTCCTCACTGAAGGAGGCAGCATTAAAGTGGACTGCCCTGCAGCAGGCAAGAAGTTTGCCCCTGAAGAGATTTCAGCTCAGGTCCTCCGCAAATTAGTCGATGATGCCAGTAAATATCTCGGCGAAAAAGTCACTCAGGCGGTGATTACCGTTCCCGCCTATTTCAACGATTCCCAGCGCCAAGCCACAAAGGATGCCGGCAAGATTGCCGGTGTGGAAGTCCTGCGGATTATTAACGAGCCCACCGCTGCTTCTCTCGCCTACGGTTTAGATAAAAAAAGCAACGAAACCATTTTGGTATTTGACCTTGGGGGAGGAACCTTCGACGTCTCCGTACTTGAAGTGGGTGACGGGGTGTTTGAAGTACTCTCCACTTCAGGTGATACCCACTTGGGCGGGGATGACTTCGACAAACAGATTGTGGATTACTTGGCAGCCGAGTTCCAGAAAGCCGAAGGCATTGATCTACGCAAAGATAAGCAAGCCCTACAGCGTCTGACTGAAGCGGCAGAAAAAGCGAAAATTGAGCTTTCCAATGTCACCCAAGCGGATGTCAACCTTCCCTTTATCACAGCGACTCAAGATGGTCCTAAGCATTTAGACACCACCCTTACTCGCGCTAAGTTTGAAGAGCTCTGTTCTGATTTGATCGACCGCTGTCGGATTCCCGTTGAGAATGCCGTCCGTGATGCCAAAATCGATAAGAGCGCTCTTGATGAAGTGGTGATGGTTGGGGGTTCCACCCGCATTCCCGCGATTTTAGAAGTCGTTAAGAAAGTCCTTGGTAAAGAACCCAACCAATCTGTTAACCCGGATGAAGTGGTTGCCGTCGGTGCTGCCATTCAAGGGGGTGTGCTGGCCGGTGAAGTTAAAGATATTCTCTTACTAGACGTCACACCACTGTCCTTGGGAGTTGAAACTCTCGGTGGCGTCATGACCAAGCTGATTCCCAGAAACACCACGATTCCCACCAAGAAATCAGAAGTGTTCTCAACGGCGGTGGATGGCCAAACCAATGTGGAGATTCATGTACTCCAGGGTGAGCGGGAAATGTCCACAGACAACAAGAGTCTGGGAACCTTCCGCTTAGACGGGATTCCTCCCGCCCCTCGAGGCGTGCCTCAAATTGAAGTCACCTTCGATATTGATGCCAACGGTATTCTCAATGTCACCGCTAAAGAAAAAGGCACTGGCAAAGAACAATCCATTAGCATTACGGGGGCTTCCACCCTGTCCGATGCCGAAGTCGACAAGATGGTTCAAGATGCAGAGCAAAATGCCTCTGTAGACAAAGAACGTCGCGAGAAAATCGAGACCAAGAACCAGGCCGATACGCTGGTGTACCAATCCGAGAAGCAATTGTCTGAATTAGGCGATAAGGTTTCCAGTGAGGATAAAGAGAAGGCTGAAGGGCTAATCAAAGATCTTAAAGAAGCCATCTCCAGTGAAAACCATGAGCAAATGCAGTCTCTAACCACTGAGTTGCAGCAAGCCCTATACAGCATCAGCACACAGCTCTATCAGCAAGGTGATGCTGCAGCGGCAGGAGCACCCGAAGGGGCTGCACCGGATGAGCCTAGTGACACTACTGGTGGCGACGATGATGTCATCGATGCTGATTTCACTGAAACGAAATAG
- a CDS encoding glycosyltransferase family 39 protein codes for MLGAVAFIPITEIAAVILSIFIGLRTRPNAYPVAGALALGIVSGLGLLSFLLQIGFLLGRPEWLPFVELAVLLPLVGLQWRRWPIIRDIPHRIMMIGREAPVTLTVLAVALLYLLLQAVLLPPSSWDALTYHLPRVLLWEQNRSLFLRDFIITPQAAFPVGSDILSHLFLRFGTDYGLGLFSWLSYLTILLATYGLARPRVNRHIALTTALIIASLPEVVYQATGTKNDIILAAVAIACVVWADRWLQSPSFEALLGLGLTLCFGVAVKTTFVLFAFFFGLTWLSLVVQQGRLGLLVQSSMRHWRWIGVSLVPAVILSQAWLFWDNYRQFGGFLGPAKFAIANRNNDGLVGGIANLIRYSFQSIHLLQPVDILWKKGMGWSLTDGLQNLYNTIFEPILGMAGRSQLALSTPFVILWDMKEDTSWFGPLGILLVVPAVVWCAVKGQRLPRIMAFVSIALVLALCYAMGWSPWKSRFFILVAATSGLCVAMLLQRLQPRPWMLNGLRMLSLVILCYACAFNFAKPLWYMPSPQPLDNIWVLSDWTRNRLIYEQANGGDRVEQIGQHILPGQKVAVVGYDHYFPMMFHNPGREFVLLPADKTPNKQYDLATIESRLAEADYLLCLEQACDLNNLDLQLNLLWQTAPHFRFTQLYEITSPARLNQR; via the coding sequence ATGTTAGGGGCAGTTGCCTTCATACCGATTACCGAAATAGCAGCTGTTATTCTCAGCATATTTATCGGGTTGCGAACCCGCCCCAACGCTTATCCAGTAGCAGGAGCCCTGGCCCTGGGTATTGTGTCTGGCCTGGGCCTTCTCTCGTTCTTGCTTCAGATCGGCTTTTTGCTAGGACGACCTGAGTGGCTACCCTTTGTGGAACTGGCTGTTTTACTGCCTTTAGTGGGACTGCAATGGCGACGATGGCCCATCATCAGGGATATTCCCCACCGCATCATGATGATAGGTCGAGAGGCTCCAGTCACACTGACAGTCTTGGCCGTTGCCCTACTCTACCTGTTGCTTCAAGCCGTGCTCCTACCACCGAGTAGTTGGGATGCCCTGACCTACCACTTACCGAGAGTCCTACTCTGGGAGCAAAATCGCAGCCTGTTCCTCCGAGATTTCATCATTACGCCCCAAGCCGCCTTCCCAGTGGGGTCAGATATTCTCTCGCACTTATTCTTACGATTCGGGACGGACTATGGGTTGGGGCTATTTAGTTGGCTATCGTATCTGACGATATTGCTGGCTACCTATGGACTCGCACGTCCGCGAGTGAATCGCCACATCGCTTTAACCACAGCCCTTATCATCGCTTCACTCCCCGAAGTGGTCTATCAGGCCACGGGCACCAAAAATGACATTATCCTAGCGGCAGTGGCGATTGCCTGTGTAGTTTGGGCGGATCGCTGGTTGCAGTCTCCTTCCTTTGAAGCACTGTTGGGGTTGGGCTTGACTCTCTGTTTTGGCGTAGCGGTAAAAACAACCTTCGTTCTATTTGCCTTTTTCTTTGGGCTGACTTGGCTGAGTTTAGTGGTTCAGCAAGGACGGTTGGGCTTGCTGGTGCAGTCATCCATGCGACATTGGCGCTGGATTGGGGTCAGCTTAGTCCCGGCTGTAATTCTGTCCCAGGCCTGGTTGTTTTGGGATAACTATCGCCAGTTTGGTGGATTTCTGGGACCTGCTAAGTTTGCGATCGCAAACCGCAACAATGATGGTTTAGTCGGCGGCATTGCCAACTTGATTCGCTATAGCTTCCAAAGTATTCACCTACTTCAGCCTGTGGATATCCTGTGGAAAAAGGGGATGGGTTGGTCCCTGACAGATGGCTTACAAAATCTCTACAACACAATTTTTGAACCGATCTTAGGGATGGCGGGCCGCAGTCAATTAGCCTTATCCACGCCTTTTGTTATCCTCTGGGATATGAAAGAAGATACATCCTGGTTTGGGCCATTGGGAATTTTGCTGGTGGTCCCAGCGGTGGTTTGGTGTGCTGTTAAAGGCCAACGACTCCCTAGAATCATGGCATTTGTGTCCATCGCCTTGGTATTGGCCCTCTGCTATGCCATGGGCTGGTCACCCTGGAAAAGTCGGTTCTTTATTTTGGTGGCGGCAACGAGTGGCCTGTGTGTAGCCATGCTGTTACAGCGACTTCAACCAAGACCCTGGATGCTCAATGGTTTACGGATGCTGAGTTTGGTGATCCTTTGCTATGCCTGTGCATTTAATTTCGCCAAACCGCTCTGGTATATGCCCTCGCCTCAGCCCTTAGACAATATTTGGGTCTTGAGTGACTGGACCCGCAACCGTTTGATTTATGAGCAAGCTAATGGGGGAGATCGAGTAGAACAGATTGGACAACATATTCTACCAGGGCAAAAAGTGGCTGTTGTGGGCTATGACCATTACTTTCCGATGATGTTTCATAATCCAGGACGTGAGTTTGTTTTACTCCCGGCGGACAAGACCCCTAATAAGCAATACGATTTGGCGACAATCGAATCCCGCTTAGCAGAGGCAGATTATTTGTTGTGTTTGGAACAAGCGTGCGATCTCAACAACTTAGATCTCCAACTCAATTTACTCTGGCAAACTGCCCCTCACTTCCGTTTTACGCAACTATACGAAATTACCTCTCCTGCCCGGCTTAACCAGAGGTAA
- a CDS encoding DUF3370 domain-containing protein has product MTILCSCKFISPPVPSAAEQSRLTGQQATQDFWLDDEVRPLPGKLDQIPMFNSNSPEWIKQPGILLSTFPSSGKATPEAHLNFGFKNNFTLFSHHFSHTPIDLKTLYLGIIVHNPNTETVTLALNTAASYQLAEAPFDKKPSIAENPEGTVFSGPGVRTVDQILRQLKTNQQPQNQADFPKVLIIPPGEYRLLLNHPIPVKGLEKPINGRSTFMQLHSNQTVNLAELAMYAPTTKSGDERKPTLEEWKKLLLTGGLAGPRDKRPTPPGQGGVLIYSRVSGVQAGSNWQALLTDPGSKHLSIPASGKGISYGISTLRAGRLGTAQTQAAKLLARYTDTAYEAHGNYCVYYDLSLPLHNPTSSPKQVTLTLATPIKVDKLNPKGLQFTIPPRTHPYFRGTVRLRISEDDGAITTQYVHLWQRTGELTKPMSTLTIPPKTTKTVSVDFLYPPDSTPPQILRIATSPVK; this is encoded by the coding sequence ATGACCATCTTATGCAGTTGTAAGTTCATCTCGCCTCCCGTGCCTTCAGCAGCAGAACAGAGTCGTCTGACTGGACAGCAGGCCACGCAAGATTTTTGGCTTGACGATGAAGTTCGCCCATTACCTGGGAAGCTTGATCAAATTCCCATGTTCAATAGCAATAGTCCGGAATGGATTAAGCAACCTGGCATTCTACTCTCAACCTTTCCTTCATCAGGCAAAGCTACTCCTGAAGCTCATCTCAACTTCGGCTTTAAGAACAACTTCACGTTATTTAGTCATCATTTTTCGCACACTCCCATTGATCTAAAAACGCTCTATTTAGGCATCATCGTTCATAACCCCAATACAGAAACGGTCACGTTAGCACTCAATACGGCTGCTAGTTACCAACTCGCTGAAGCCCCTTTCGACAAGAAGCCCTCCATTGCAGAAAATCCTGAGGGAACAGTTTTCTCCGGCCCCGGAGTCCGAACGGTGGATCAGATCCTTCGACAACTCAAGACCAATCAGCAACCTCAAAATCAAGCTGATTTCCCCAAAGTCCTGATCATTCCACCAGGGGAGTATCGTCTTCTATTGAACCACCCAATTCCTGTGAAGGGTCTTGAGAAGCCTATCAATGGACGATCCACCTTCATGCAACTCCACAGCAATCAAACCGTGAATCTTGCTGAACTTGCGATGTATGCGCCAACTACAAAATCGGGAGATGAACGAAAGCCGACCCTTGAAGAGTGGAAAAAACTACTGCTGACCGGAGGGCTTGCAGGTCCAAGGGACAAAAGGCCAACGCCACCAGGTCAGGGAGGCGTTTTAATATACAGTCGAGTATCTGGAGTGCAGGCAGGTTCCAACTGGCAAGCCCTATTGACGGATCCAGGATCAAAACACTTATCTATTCCTGCTTCAGGCAAAGGCATTTCCTATGGAATTAGCACCTTGAGAGCCGGTCGTTTAGGTACAGCACAGACTCAGGCTGCTAAACTCCTAGCCCGATACACTGATACAGCTTACGAAGCTCATGGGAATTATTGTGTGTACTACGATTTATCTTTGCCATTACATAACCCCACGTCTAGCCCCAAACAGGTGACACTGACCCTTGCAACGCCCATCAAGGTAGACAAACTCAATCCAAAAGGATTGCAGTTTACAATCCCGCCTCGCACACACCCCTATTTCCGAGGAACAGTTAGGTTGAGAATATCTGAGGACGATGGCGCTATCACGACTCAGTACGTTCATCTATGGCAAAGAACGGGAGAGCTGACCAAGCCAATGAGTACCCTAACTATCCCTCCAAAGACCACTAAAACGGTTTCAGTTGATTTCCTCTATCCACCTGACTCAACACCTCCACAAATCCTGAGGATTGCAACATCACCTGTTAAATAA
- a CDS encoding AlpA family transcriptional regulator → MNAYDFTLKFALQPPNAETKTVQLDPNHYVEQLYESGCDDALVGVGKQGLISLNFNREAQSAYAAIASAISDVKQAIPTAKLIEASPDFVGLTDVAKVLGCTRQNMRNLIINGVPQSPPPIYEGTPSLWHLADLLFWLQTDKTYEIDDVLLETAQMTMKLNAAKSWQKVGAELQEDIKYLVA, encoded by the coding sequence ATGAATGCATATGACTTTACGCTGAAATTTGCACTGCAGCCCCCAAATGCTGAAACCAAAACTGTTCAACTCGATCCCAATCATTATGTTGAGCAACTTTACGAAAGTGGTTGTGATGATGCCTTAGTCGGTGTCGGTAAACAAGGATTGATTTCACTCAACTTTAATCGTGAAGCACAATCTGCCTACGCTGCCATTGCGAGTGCAATCTCAGATGTCAAACAAGCCATCCCTACCGCAAAACTCATCGAAGCAAGCCCTGATTTTGTGGGACTTACAGATGTGGCTAAGGTTTTAGGCTGCACTCGACAAAATATGCGGAATCTCATTATCAATGGTGTCCCCCAGTCTCCACCTCCGATCTATGAGGGAACGCCTTCACTGTGGCACTTAGCAGACCTATTATTTTGGTTACAGACGGATAAAACCTATGAGATTGATGATGTTTTACTGGAAACAGCCCAAATGACGATGAAATTGAATGCTGCTAAGAGTTGGCAAAAAGTCGGGGCAGAGCTGCAAGAAGATATCAAGTATTTAGTGGCTTAG
- the thiD gene encoding bifunctional hydroxymethylpyrimidine kinase/phosphomethylpyrimidine kinase, with protein MVANQMIPVALTIAGSDSGGGAGIQADLRTFAFHKVHGTSALTCVTAQNTVGVNRVDALPPAAVVAQIDAVASDIGVQAAKTGMLLNAEIMEAVATELQRQQIHQLVVDPVMVSRAGVVLIDGVAIATLKTHLLPQALILTPNRYEAQILSGLEIQTLTDMQNAARKIFDLGPKNVLVKGGGMSDTLLGIDVWFDGQQMETLKTETVATRNTHGTGCTLSAAIAANLALGKPPLVAARAAKTYVTQALKYALDIGQGQGPVGHWFPLASKAPETLDFSRLWN; from the coding sequence ATGGTTGCAAATCAAATGATACCTGTTGCTCTAACGATTGCAGGTTCCGATAGCGGTGGCGGAGCAGGAATTCAAGCCGATCTACGCACCTTTGCCTTTCATAAAGTTCACGGTACCAGCGCTCTGACCTGTGTGACAGCCCAAAATACCGTGGGCGTCAATCGGGTCGATGCCTTACCTCCAGCAGCAGTGGTGGCTCAAATCGATGCGGTTGCCTCCGACATCGGTGTGCAAGCGGCCAAAACGGGGATGCTGCTCAATGCAGAGATTATGGAAGCGGTGGCTACGGAACTTCAGCGACAGCAGATTCACCAGCTAGTCGTCGATCCGGTGATGGTATCACGGGCTGGGGTCGTGCTGATTGATGGGGTTGCGATCGCAACCCTCAAAACTCACCTACTCCCCCAAGCCTTAATCCTCACCCCCAATCGCTATGAAGCCCAAATCCTCAGTGGGCTAGAGATTCAAACCCTTACAGATATGCAGAATGCTGCCCGCAAAATCTTCGATTTGGGACCTAAAAATGTCTTAGTCAAAGGCGGAGGCATGAGCGATACGCTTTTAGGTATCGATGTTTGGTTTGATGGCCAACAGATGGAGACCCTAAAGACAGAAACCGTTGCTACGAGGAATACCCACGGCACGGGCTGTACGTTATCGGCTGCGATCGCAGCCAATCTCGCCCTAGGCAAACCACCTTTAGTTGCTGCCAGAGCCGCAAAAACCTACGTCACTCAAGCCTTGAAATATGCCTTAGATATTGGTCAAGGCCAGGGACCCGTAGGTCATTGGTTTCCACTGGCATCAAAAGCACCGGAAACCTTAGACTTTTCTCGCCTCTGGAATTAA
- a CDS encoding alpha/beta fold hydrolase, producing MPLQLQALLLAITTIYQIIACLIENRTSPPGQRIDIGGYALHLQTMGTGQQTIVLDHSLGGLEGYLLLNKLAPLGRVYIYDRAGYGWSDHSPHPRTSDQVIKELDLLLTQAKVELPYLLVGDSFGSYNMRLYAHRYPEKVSGLVLTDGLHERAMLKMPFQLKALKLFFISGFLMSIVGSAFGVIRLLRLCQVFKLVKPALRKYPPTELTPVTHSFCRPKHWITMCRELWNLDQSGRQLRVAENLGTLPLASIKSQSFFKPSLLTRLTPLRSANRLRDKIHIDLMQLSSVSKQLSASHSSHFVWVDEPEVMVEAVKWVLANQSKNSKEQDD from the coding sequence ATGCCGCTTCAACTTCAAGCTTTGCTGCTAGCCATCACTACGATTTACCAAATCATTGCTTGCCTAATCGAAAACCGAACCTCACCGCCAGGGCAGCGCATTGATATCGGTGGCTATGCTCTGCACCTTCAGACAATGGGTACGGGCCAGCAAACTATTGTGTTAGACCACAGCTTAGGGGGCCTGGAAGGTTATCTGTTATTAAACAAACTGGCCCCTTTAGGCCGAGTCTATATCTATGATCGAGCGGGATATGGATGGAGCGATCATAGCCCTCATCCTAGAACCAGCGACCAAGTGATTAAGGAGCTAGACCTGCTATTAACCCAGGCCAAGGTGGAACTGCCCTATCTCTTAGTTGGAGATTCATTTGGCAGCTACAACATGCGGCTCTATGCCCATCGTTATCCTGAAAAAGTGTCGGGATTAGTGCTAACTGATGGTCTTCATGAGCGAGCCATGCTGAAAATGCCATTTCAGCTCAAGGCCCTGAAGCTTTTCTTTATCTCCGGTTTTTTGATGTCCATTGTGGGGTCAGCCTTTGGCGTTATTCGTTTGTTGCGGCTTTGCCAAGTGTTTAAGCTAGTGAAGCCAGCGTTGAGAAAGTATCCTCCAACTGAGCTAACGCCTGTCACCCATTCCTTTTGTCGTCCCAAACATTGGATTACCATGTGTCGAGAGTTGTGGAATTTAGACCAGAGTGGACGCCAGCTCCGAGTAGCGGAGAACTTAGGCACTTTACCCCTCGCCAGTATCAAGTCCCAGTCATTTTTCAAACCGTCGCTGCTAACGAGGTTAACGCCGCTGCGGAGTGCCAACCGTTTACGAGACAAAATCCATATCGATTTGATGCAGCTTTCATCTGTTAGCAAACAGCTCTCCGCCAGCCATAGCAGTCATTTTGTATGGGTAGATGAGCCAGAGGTAATGGTAGAAGCAGTGAAGTGGGTGCTGGCAAATCAGTCTAAAAATTCAAAGGAGCAGGATGACTGA
- a CDS encoding Npun_F5749 family FMN-dependent PPOX-type flavoprotein, giving the protein MTELAPWRSALSRALHRNRSLVYARYAQLATVQGNRPANRTVVFRGFLDGSNTLKFVTDRRSKKVEQIAENPWGALCWYFPKTREQFRISGELMVVTATEEDADLLRLRETAWLALSEGARSQFAWPHPGQLKSESEGASQESITCSTPLEAFCLLLLAPQEVDHLELKGQPHQRCGYTLEANDTWKQQALNP; this is encoded by the coding sequence ATGACTGAACTTGCCCCTTGGCGATCGGCTTTGAGTCGAGCCTTACATCGGAATCGGTCGTTGGTTTATGCCCGCTATGCCCAGTTAGCGACGGTACAAGGAAATCGCCCCGCCAATCGAACGGTGGTATTTCGCGGTTTTTTAGACGGCAGCAATACGCTGAAGTTTGTGACGGATCGGCGCAGCAAAAAGGTCGAGCAAATTGCGGAGAATCCTTGGGGGGCGTTGTGTTGGTATTTTCCCAAAACCCGTGAGCAGTTTCGTATCTCTGGGGAATTGATGGTGGTGACGGCAACAGAGGAGGATGCAGATCTTCTGCGTTTGCGTGAGACAGCTTGGTTAGCATTATCAGAAGGAGCGCGATCGCAATTTGCATGGCCTCATCCAGGACAACTTAAAAGCGAGTCTGAAGGAGCATCACAGGAATCGATTACCTGCTCGACCCCTTTGGAAGCGTTTTGCTTGCTATTATTGGCCCCCCAAGAAGTCGATCATCTAGAACTCAAAGGACAACCTCATCAGCGGTGTGGTTATACCTTAGAAGCCAACGATACTTGGAAACAACAAGCGCTGAATCCTTAA